In a genomic window of Pseudomonas oryzihabitans:
- the rdgC gene encoding recombination-associated protein RdgC: protein MWFRNLLVYRLTQEVAFETEALEAALAAKPARPCASQELSTYGFVAPFGKGPDLPLVHESQGFFLIAARKEERILPSSVVKEAVQEKVDEIETQQMRKVYKKEKEQIKDEIVQAFLPRAFIRRQTTYAAIDPKQGWILVDASSAKRAEDLLSTLRDALGSLPVRPLGVKQAPMATFTDWVKAGDATHGLYILDECELRDAGEDGGVVRCKGQDLTSEEIQNHLGAGKLVTKLALAWQDKLALLLDDKVTIKRLKFEDLLQDQAEQDGGEDALGQQDASFVLMMMTLAEFLPQLIEALGGEELPQGL from the coding sequence ATGTGGTTCCGTAATCTGCTCGTCTACCGTCTCACCCAGGAAGTCGCCTTCGAGACCGAAGCTCTCGAAGCCGCCCTCGCCGCCAAGCCGGCGCGTCCCTGTGCCAGCCAGGAGCTGTCCACCTATGGTTTCGTCGCGCCCTTCGGCAAGGGCCCGGACCTGCCACTGGTGCACGAAAGCCAGGGCTTCTTCCTGATCGCCGCGCGCAAGGAAGAACGCATCCTGCCCAGCAGCGTGGTCAAGGAAGCCGTGCAGGAGAAGGTCGACGAGATCGAGACCCAGCAGATGCGCAAGGTCTACAAGAAGGAAAAGGAGCAGATCAAGGACGAGATCGTCCAGGCCTTCCTGCCGCGCGCCTTCATTCGTCGCCAGACCACCTATGCCGCCATCGATCCCAAGCAGGGCTGGATTCTGGTGGACGCCTCCAGTGCCAAGCGCGCCGAAGACCTGCTCTCCACCCTGCGCGATGCCCTGGGCTCGCTGCCGGTACGCCCGCTGGGCGTGAAGCAGGCGCCTATGGCCACCTTCACCGACTGGGTCAAGGCCGGTGACGCCACCCATGGCCTCTATATCCTCGACGAGTGCGAACTGCGCGATGCCGGCGAAGACGGCGGCGTGGTGCGCTGCAAAGGCCAGGACCTCACCAGCGAAGAGATCCAGAACCACCTGGGTGCCGGCAAGCTGGTCACCAAGCTGGCGCTGGCCTGGCAGGACAAGCTGGCCCTGCTGCTGGACGACAAGGTCACCATCAAGCGCCTCAAGTTCGAGGACCTCTTGCAGGATCAGGCCGAGCAGGACGGTGGCGAAGACGCCCTCGGCCAGCAGGACGCCAGCTTCGTACTGATGATGATGACCCTGGCGGAATTCCTGCCACAGCTGATCGAAGCCCTCGGCGGCGAAGAGCTGCCCCAGGGCTTGTAA
- the ydiJ gene encoding D-2-hydroxyglutarate dehydrogenase YdiJ, which translates to MIARLPAPAPLAVAYTDFLTALAASGFQGEIAPDYASRTVMATDNSIYQRLPQAAVFPKDSTDIQRLAQLMGEPRFQGVVLTPRGGGTGTNGQSLTDGIVVDLSRHLNQILEINAEQGWVRVQAGVVKDQLNAALRPHGLFFAPELSTSNRATIGGMINTDASGQGSVTYGKTRNHVLELDAYLIGGERLESRPVDSAELDALCARPDRTGAVYRCARDIATNQAELIEARFPKLNRCLTGYDLAHLVEPDGRFNLNSVLCGAEGSLAFIAEAKLNVLPIPKYSVLVNVRYGSFMDALRDARALIELKPLSIETVDSKVLLLAMQDIVWHSVAEYFPEDIERPTLGINLVEFSGDDPEDVDARVQGFLDHLRQDATVERLGHTLAVGRSAVTRVYAMRKRAVGLLGNVQGEIRPQPFVEDTAVPPERLADFIAEFRALLDGHNLQYGMFGHVDAGVLHVRPALDLKDPRQAALVRPISDQVAELTQKYGGLLWGEHGKGVRSEYAPAFFGDLYPALQALKGAFDPHNQLNPGKIATPLASGAELLKIDGVTLRGELDRTLDERVWQSYGTAMHCNGNGACYNYDPDDAMCPSWKATRQRIHSPKGRASLIREWLRLQGQAGIDVLAPAPRGALNWLKALPQRWRNGRAAEADFSHEVYDAMAGCLACKSCAGQCPIKVNVPEFRSRFLELYHRRYLRPLRDYLIGSLEFSLPLFARAPGLYNTVMGATPIQRLFAERIGMVDSPLLSRFDLVPVMHQWQVQIATPERLLALSDEERAKTIVLVQDAFTRYFETPLTAAFLELAARLGQRVFLAPYRANGKPLQVQGFLGAFESTARRNAAQLASLAGFGIKLVGLDPAMTLVYRQEYPKVPGIARMPEVLLPQEWLLQVLPKEQKVVGDKVYRLLGHCTEKTNAPASVSQWQQVFERLGLGLKPESTGCCGMSGTYGHEARNLATSKTIYDQSWARAVAVPAEQGEALATGYSCRSQVKRLDDRRLRHPLEAVLDAVRG; encoded by the coding sequence ATGATCGCCCGCCTGCCGGCCCCGGCGCCCCTCGCCGTCGCCTACACCGACTTCCTCACCGCCCTCGCCGCCAGCGGCTTCCAGGGCGAGATCGCACCGGACTACGCCAGCCGCACGGTCATGGCCACCGACAACTCCATCTACCAGCGCCTGCCCCAGGCGGCGGTCTTCCCCAAGGACAGCACCGACATCCAGCGCCTGGCCCAGCTGATGGGCGAGCCGCGCTTCCAGGGCGTAGTGCTCACCCCGCGCGGTGGCGGCACCGGCACCAACGGCCAGTCGCTCACCGACGGCATCGTGGTCGACCTCTCCCGCCACCTGAACCAGATCCTCGAGATCAATGCCGAGCAGGGTTGGGTGCGGGTCCAGGCCGGGGTGGTCAAGGACCAGCTCAACGCCGCGCTCCGGCCCCATGGGCTGTTCTTCGCCCCGGAGCTGTCCACCTCCAACCGCGCCACCATCGGCGGCATGATCAACACCGATGCCAGCGGCCAGGGCAGTGTGACCTACGGCAAGACACGCAACCATGTGCTGGAACTGGACGCCTACCTGATCGGCGGCGAACGCCTGGAAAGCCGCCCGGTGGACAGTGCCGAGCTGGACGCCCTCTGCGCCCGGCCGGACCGCACCGGCGCCGTCTACCGCTGTGCGCGGGACATCGCCACGAACCAGGCCGAGCTGATCGAGGCGCGCTTTCCCAAGCTCAACCGCTGCCTCACCGGCTATGACCTGGCGCACCTGGTCGAGCCCGATGGCCGCTTCAACCTCAACAGCGTGCTCTGCGGCGCCGAGGGCTCCCTGGCCTTCATCGCCGAGGCCAAGCTCAACGTCTTGCCGATTCCCAAGTATTCGGTGCTGGTCAACGTCCGCTATGGCAGCTTCATGGACGCCCTGCGCGACGCCCGCGCCCTGATCGAACTCAAGCCGCTCTCCATCGAGACGGTGGACTCCAAGGTCCTGCTGCTGGCCATGCAGGACATCGTCTGGCACAGCGTGGCGGAATACTTCCCCGAAGACATTGAGCGTCCCACCCTGGGCATCAACCTGGTGGAATTCAGTGGCGACGATCCTGAGGACGTGGACGCCCGCGTCCAGGGCTTCCTCGACCACCTGCGCCAGGACGCCACCGTGGAACGCCTGGGCCATACCCTGGCCGTGGGCCGCAGCGCCGTGACCCGCGTCTACGCCATGCGCAAGCGCGCCGTGGGCCTGCTCGGCAACGTTCAGGGCGAGATCCGTCCGCAGCCCTTCGTCGAGGACACCGCGGTGCCGCCGGAGCGCCTGGCCGATTTCATCGCCGAATTCCGCGCCCTGCTCGACGGCCACAACCTGCAATACGGCATGTTCGGCCACGTCGACGCCGGGGTGCTGCACGTGCGCCCGGCGCTGGATCTCAAGGACCCGCGCCAGGCGGCACTGGTGCGCCCGATCTCCGACCAGGTGGCCGAGCTGACCCAGAAATATGGCGGCCTGCTGTGGGGCGAGCACGGCAAGGGCGTGCGCTCGGAATATGCGCCGGCCTTCTTCGGCGACCTCTACCCCGCCCTGCAGGCGCTCAAGGGCGCCTTCGATCCACACAACCAACTCAACCCCGGCAAGATCGCCACCCCGCTGGCCAGCGGTGCCGAACTGCTGAAGATCGACGGCGTGACCCTCCGCGGCGAACTGGACCGTACCCTCGACGAGCGGGTCTGGCAGAGCTACGGCACCGCCATGCACTGCAACGGCAACGGCGCCTGCTACAACTACGATCCCGACGACGCCATGTGCCCCTCGTGGAAGGCCACCCGCCAGCGCATCCACTCGCCCAAGGGTCGGGCCTCGCTGATCCGCGAATGGCTGCGCCTGCAGGGCCAGGCCGGTATCGATGTCCTGGCTCCGGCCCCCCGGGGTGCCCTGAACTGGCTCAAGGCCCTGCCCCAGCGTTGGCGCAATGGTCGTGCCGCCGAAGCGGACTTCTCCCATGAGGTCTACGACGCCATGGCCGGGTGCCTGGCCTGCAAGTCCTGCGCGGGCCAGTGCCCGATCAAGGTCAACGTGCCGGAATTCCGCTCGCGCTTTCTCGAGCTCTACCACAGACGCTACCTGCGCCCGCTACGCGACTACCTGATCGGCTCCCTGGAATTCAGCCTGCCGCTGTTCGCCCGGGCGCCCGGCCTCTACAACACCGTGATGGGCGCGACGCCGATCCAGCGGCTGTTCGCCGAGCGCATCGGCATGGTCGACAGCCCCCTGCTCAGCCGTTTCGACCTGGTGCCAGTCATGCACCAGTGGCAGGTGCAGATCGCCACCCCCGAGCGGCTGCTGGCCCTGAGCGATGAAGAACGCGCCAAGACCATCGTGCTGGTGCAGGACGCCTTCACCCGCTACTTCGAGACTCCGCTCACCGCGGCCTTCCTGGAACTCGCCGCGCGCCTCGGCCAGCGGGTGTTCCTCGCCCCCTATCGCGCCAACGGCAAGCCGTTGCAGGTGCAGGGCTTCCTCGGCGCCTTCGAGAGTACCGCGCGGCGCAATGCGGCCCAGCTCGCCAGCCTGGCGGGCTTCGGCATCAAGCTGGTGGGCCTCGATCCGGCCATGACCCTGGTCTATCGCCAGGAGTACCCCAAGGTCCCCGGCATCGCCCGGATGCCCGAGGTGCTCCTGCCCCAGGAGTGGCTCCTGCAGGTGCTGCCGAAAGAGCAGAAGGTAGTCGGCGACAAGGTCTACCGCCTGCTCGGCCACTGCACCGAGAAGACCAACGCCCCGGCCAGCGTCAGCCAGTGGCAGCAGGTGTTCGAACGCCTGGGTCTGGGCCTCAAGCCGGAGAGCACCGGCTGCTGCGGCATGTCCGGCACCTACGGCCACGAAGCGCGCAATCTGGCGACCTCCAAGACCATCTACGACCAATCCTGGGCCCGCGCCGTCGCCGTCCCCGCCGAACAAGGCGAAGCCCTGGCCACCGGCTATTCCTGCCGCAGCCAGGTCAAACGCCTCGACGACCGCCGCCTGCGCCATCCGCTGGAGGCGGTGTTGGATGCGGTGCGGGGCTGA